One segment of Primulina tabacum isolate GXHZ01 chromosome 14, ASM2559414v2, whole genome shotgun sequence DNA contains the following:
- the LOC142524870 gene encoding uncharacterized protein LOC142524870 has product MEESFTNLPSSHLLGSVPAAVGEDQNTNNKEVPGANLQIFPPNNGGGAGQGYQAIGGASDGGGQQETNRKGLFNISSYTQYFNVDTDIVLNRLISSLYPTTGDFASKIDANPDLYGLVWISTTLVFMIASLGNCASYLMQRRSSQISSWTFDVNYVNVAAVSIYGYALIVPLAYYFLLQYMGSTASLVRFWCLWGYSLFIFVLTSFLLVIPVEFLRWTIILIAGAASSSFVALNLRSYVQNSGLTIVVISAFVLQMGLSVFIKMWFFA; this is encoded by the exons ATGGAAGAGTCCTTCACCAATCTTCCCTCTAGCCACCTGCTCGGCTCTGTTCCG GCGGCTGTTGGTGAAGATCAAAATACCAACAATAAAGAAG TTCCTGGCGCGAATTTGCAAATATTTCCTCCCAACAATGGTGGAGGGGCGGGTCAGGGATATCAAGCAATAGGTGGTGCCAGCG ATGGAGGAGGGCAGCAGGAAACAAACCGGAAGGGATTATTTAACATCTCTTCTTACACACAATATTTCAATGTAGACACAGATATTGTGTTGAACAGATTGATTAGTTCTTTATATCCTACTACCGGAGATTTTGCCAGCAAAATTGATGCGAACCCTGATCT TTACGGTCTTGTCTGGATCTCCACAACGTTGGTTTTTATGATTGCCTCCCTCGGAAACTGCGCCTCCTACCTAATGCAAAGAAGAAGCAGCCAAATTTCGTCATGGACCTTTGATGTCAACTATGTAAATGTGGCAGCAGTATCCATATATGGTTATGCGCTCATAGTTCCACTCGCATACTACTTTTTGCTCCAATATATGGGTTCAACTGCCAGCCTTGTCCGCTTTTGGTGCTTGTGGGGATATTCCCTTTTCATTTTCGTCCTAACCTCT TTTCTGCTGGTTATTCCAGTCGAATTTCTGAGATGGACCATAATATTAATTGCTGGTGCTGCATCATCGAGCTTCGTTGCTTTGAACCTCAGATCTTATGTTCAGAATAGTGGACTCACGATAGTGGTAATCTCTGCATTCGTGCTGCAAATGGGCTTGTCGGTCTTTATCAAAATGTGGTTCTTCGCTTAG
- the LOC142524234 gene encoding glucan endo-1,3-beta-glucosidase-like codes for MYNLLPFSLLLAFIYSLNSSDMAVSPRIHRSLQPSAAAIFLFLLLHITAVHCIGVNYGTLGDNLPPPAQVATFLKDKTTIDRIKLFDVNPDILRAFADTGILVAVTVPNGEIPSLTNVRYARRWVADNIKPFYPRTKINYILVGNEILHWGPQNLIDNLVSAMRSLHKALLLSGIKDINVTTAHSLGILERSEPPSLGRFRPGWDVGVLAPMLQFLRESKSPFMVNPYPYFGYSPENADFALFRPNKGYFDRYSKRTYGNMFDLLLDAVHMSMKRLGYEDVDIVAGETGWSSLGETFEQPKCSVENAASYNGGLVRQYNSGRGTPLMPHRRFETYIFALFNENQKTGSLAERNFGLFRPDFTAVYDVGIMRAGAGAAPAKPVPTPAPAAGKKWCVPKPAANDAALQANINYVCSQGVNCSPIQPGGSCFDPNTVRAHASFIMNAYYQAEGRNDYNCDFAGSGVLTTNDPSYGACRYTS; via the exons ATGTATAATCTTCTTCCATTTTCTCTTCTTCTTGCCTTTATTTATTCATTAAACTCCTCAGATATGGCGGTGTCACCAAGGATTCATCGTTCTCTACAGCCTTCCGCTGCTGCCATCTTCCTCTTCCTCCTCCTCCACATCACGGCCGTGCACTGCATAGGCGTTAACTACGGCACACTCGGAGACAACCTCCCGCCTCCTGCTCAAGTCGCCACGTTCCTCAAGGACAAGACAACCATCGACCGTATCAAACTCTTTGATGTCAACCCAGACATCCTCCGGGCTTTCGCCGACACGGGGATACTTGTCGCCGTCACCGTGCCCAACGGCGAGATCCCAAGTCTCACCAACGTCCGCTACGCTCGCCGCTGGGTGGCCGATAACATCAAGCCATTCTATCCACGTACAAAGATCAACTACATCCTCGTCGGCAACGAAATCCTCCACTGGGGCCCACAGAACCTCATCGACAACCTCGTCTCAGCCATGAGAAGCCTCCACAAAGCTCTTCTCCTCTCTGGGATCAAAGACATCAATGTGACGACAGCTCATTCCCTCGGAATCCTCGAACGATCCGAACCCCCGAGCCTGGGCAGATTCCGACCCGGCTGGGACGTCGGGGTACTTGCTCCAATGCTCCAGTTCCTCCGTGAATCGAAGTCGCCTTTCATGGTGAACCCGTACCCATACTTTGGATACAGCCCAGAAAATGCAGATTTCGCTTTGTTCCGACCAAACAAAGGATATTTCGACAGATACTCCAAAAGAACCTACGGAAACATGTTCGACTTGTTATTGGACGCTGTGCACATGTCGATGAAGAGATTGGGCTACGAAGATGTAGACATTGTGGCCGGGGAGACGGGGTGGTCATCTCTTGGGGAAACGTTTGAGCAGCCCAAATGCTCGGTCGAGAATGCGGCTTCGTACAATGGAGGTCTTGTGAGGCAGTACAATTCTGGGAGAGGCACTCCATTAATGCCGCACCGGAGGTTTGAGACTTATATCTTTGCGTTGTTTAACGAGAATCAGAAAACGGGTTCTCTAGCAGAGAGGAATTTCGGCCTTTTCCGACCAGATTTCACCGCGGTATACGACGTTGGCATCATGCGCGCCGGAGCCGGAGCTGCTCCTGCAAAG CCTGTTCCAACACCAGCACCAGCAGCAGGGAAGAAATGGTGTGTGCCTAAGCCAGCGGCAAACGACGCTGCGCTGCAGGCCAACATAAACTATGTTTGCAGCCAAGGGGTAAACTGCAGTCCGATTCAGCCAGGCGGCTCGTGCTTTGACCCAAACACGGTGCGGGCACACGCATCCTTTATAATGAATGCTTACTACCAAGCCGAAGGCAGAAATGACTACAACTGTGACTTCGCCGGATCCGGCGTCCTCACTACAAACGACCCCA GTTATGGTGCATGCAGATACACTTCTTAA